In the genome of Brachypodium distachyon strain Bd21 chromosome 3, Brachypodium_distachyon_v3.0, whole genome shotgun sequence, the window ttgagaatTGAGATCGTCCTTTGCCTATTCTTTCTAAAAGGCAGCCGAAAGATCAATCTCTGATATATTTGATGATCAACCACAATAGTTGGATAGATCACAAGGGAAGATATGTTGCAAGCATGCTGTGTTTTTAGCTCCCACGACGCCCAGGTAATTGCTTCCACACCGATCTAGTTACCTGGATCATCGCAAGCTCAATAGTGTGTCTTCCCTTGTGGCCTCCGAGAAGCACCTTATAACACATGGAAACAGCGGTCGACTTATCGAACTCCAGTAATTTTCGTTTATATACGTAATACTAGCAGTGTATACACTGAAATTATAATTTGTGGACAACTGGAACATGCATGCTTGCCCGATGAAGAAGGAATCAAGAGGAAACCAAAATCTGATAGCTAGCTCGCCAATGATACTGAGAATCACTAGATAAATGTGTCACACCAACAGTGAGCGCCAAAACTGCCACATTCATGAACTCCCATTTAAACTGAGGACTAAAAAGACTTTCCTTCAAGAACATTAAACTGAGTACTAAAAGAGTTCCCATAACAGAACTTGGAAGAGTATTACACATAGCAGGTTCATGATGAGCTTCTCTATAAATTAAGACATATTACATGTCGATCTCTTCATGTCCTGCAGCCACTGCACAGTGCACACACTCCCTGTAAGAATGGCATTCTGGTTCTTGCCGGAACTACTCATCCCCATACTTGTTGTGCTACTCGTAGTTCTATCCTTACACATCAAGTCTACCAGATCAAAGAATTCTCTGCCGCCACCGCAGAACTGGCCAATAGCCGGCATTCTCCCTTCCCTCGTCGTCAACCTCCACAGGCTCCATGATTACATTGCCGCTGTCCTACCTTCCACGGGGAACAGCTTCATGGCGCCCATAGCCAGCACCACGCGTTTCTTCGTGACCTGCGACCCAGCTAATGTCCAGCACGTCTTCACCTCCAACCATGCCAACTATCCCAAGGGCGAGGAATTTGCCCAGATCTTCGACGTCACGAGTGGCTCCCTCTTCACCGCTGACGGCGAATCCAGCCGCCGGTTGCGAGCGAGGTACCAGAGTGTTCTGAGCAGCCCACGGTTGCTCGCCTCCATGGCCAACTGCTGCCACGACAAGGTGGAGAAAGGCCTCTTGCCCTTCATGGCCCGCATGGCGAGAACCGGTGCTCCGCTCGACATAAATGATGTGGTGTCGAGGCTTGTGTTCGACCTGTATGCCACAACGGTCTTGGGCGTGGACCCCTGCCGCCTGTCCCTCCTCGACATGCCGCCCATGCAAGTCGCGGATGCCATGGACACGGTCATGGAGGTGGGCTTCGTCCGGCACATCGTACCACTGTTTTGCTGGAAGCTGATGAGATGCCTAATGGTCGGCCCTGAGAGGAGGCTTGCAGCTGCGCAAGGGGTGCTTCGCCGGTTCACACTGGAGAtggtggagaggaggaggaagacggtcTGCAGTATTGGCCGTCTGGAAGAAAACGAAGAAGAACAGCAAGCAAGGGTGACTTCATCATCCGTTGTTGACATTCTGTCCAACTATGTCAATGACCCAGAGTACTACGAAAACGACGATCATTTGCTCCAGGCAACACTCATCACCTACATGATCGCCGGGAGGGACAC includes:
- the LOC100829305 gene encoding alkane hydroxylase MAH1 codes for the protein MSCSHCTVHTLPVRMAFWFLPELLIPILVVLLVVLSLHIKSTRSKNSLPPPQNWPIAGILPSLVVNLHRLHDYIAAVLPSTGNSFMAPIASTTRFFVTCDPANVQHVFTSNHANYPKGEEFAQIFDVTSGSLFTADGESSRRLRARYQSVLSSPRLLASMANCCHDKVEKGLLPFMARMARTGAPLDINDVVSRLVFDLYATTVLGVDPCRLSLLDMPPMQVADAMDTVMEVGFVRHIVPLFCWKLMRCLMVGPERRLAAAQGVLRRFTLEMVERRRKTVCSIGRLEENEEEQQARVTSSSVVDILSNYVNDPEYYENDDHLLQATLITYMIAGRDTIGTTLPWVFYNLAKNPHVVLGIRNKLAPIASTRKAAAPFDAGAMMVFEPEELKPLVYLQASLLESMRLYPPIPIEREIMVSSDVMPSGHEVRAGDIVIISLYSMGRMEDLWGPDCQEYNPERWLSKDGGKLRHVPSHKFLAFNSGPRMCLGKDIAISQMKTIVAAVLWNFDVVGVLLDGQQAVEPKLSCLLQMKNGLKLKVQKREM